CTCTGGCTTGAATTGCTGATATATCTCCATCGGCTTTCTGCCGTCAAAGGTCTTGTGCGGACGCCGGTTGTTGTAGAAATCAATCCACCAGGCCAGGGTGCGGCGAAGCTCGCTGCCCGTCTCGATCTCCCGCAGATACACGCATTCATACTTCAAGGAGCGCCAGAGACGCTCGATCATAACGTTGTCCATCCAG
Above is a genomic segment from Paucidesulfovibrio longus DSM 6739 containing:
- a CDS encoding integrase core domain-containing protein, translating into WMDNVMIERLWRSLKYECVYLREIETGSELRRTLAWWIDFYNNRRPHKTFDGRKPMEIYQQFKPEGVPPLACPKKAA